Proteins from one Nicotiana tabacum cultivar K326 chromosome 23, ASM71507v2, whole genome shotgun sequence genomic window:
- the LOC107825248 gene encoding elicitor-responsive protein 3, with the protein MKGGLLEVFVVSARGIRPSNIIGKPSYYVIVECGSQSYRTKISSGNPKEILWNEKFKFELPTSKLELWYYLKLKIMDEECFTAGGFVGETTIYLKGIITEGNEKGFMEVTPVAHNVVLEDDTYKGQIKVGLRFTPSNKTVQTVERRNASKENGNNGVGQFIYSKIINLWQNTWWRSFIPNYGDADSSVDKNKPN; encoded by the exons ATGAAGGGAGGACTCCTTGAAGTTTTTGTTGTAAGTGCCCGAGGCATTCGCCCCTCCAACATTATTG GGAAACCATCGTACTATGTCATTGTTGAATGTGGATCTCAATCCTACAGAACAAAAATTTCCTCAG GTAATCCAAAGGAAATTTTGTGGAAtgagaaatttaagtttgaattgcCAACTTCCAAGTTAGAATTATGGTACTACCTTAAACTAAAAATTATGGACGAGGAATGTTTCACAGCCGGTGGATTTGTTGGTGAAACCAC AATTTATCTTAAAGGAATAATTACTGAGGGGAATGAAAAGGGATTCATGGAAGTGACACCAGTTGCTCACAATGTGGTGCTTGAAGATGACACATACAAAGGGCAGATAAAAGTTGGACTCAGATTCACTCCTAGCAAT AAAACAGTACAAACAGTGGAAAGAAGAAATGCttcaaaggaaaatggaaataaTGGAGTTGGGCAATTCATCTATAGCAAAATAATTAATCTCTGGCAAAACACCTGGTGGAGAAGCTTCATTCCTAATTATGGGGATGCTGATAGTAGTGTTGACAAAAATAAGCCAAATTAG